A genomic window from Triticum urartu cultivar G1812 chromosome 7, Tu2.1, whole genome shotgun sequence includes:
- the LOC125522608 gene encoding cortical cell-delineating protein-like translates to MAPSKLALFLALNLALLAAAHGCEPYCPPVVPTPPILPPSVPSTGGGSCSINTLKLGVCANVLNLLKLKIGVPANEECCPLLAGLADLDAAVCLCTAINANILGIKLNVPIDLVLLLNQCGKKCPSDFTCPI, encoded by the coding sequence ATGGCGCCCTCCAAGCTCGCCCTTTTCCTCGCCCTGAACCTGGCCCTCCTTGCCGCGGCGCATGGCTGCGAGCCCTACTGCCCACCAGTCGTACCTACCCCGCCGATCCTCCCACCGTCTGTGCCGTCGACTGGCGGGGGCAGCTGCTCGATCAACACGCTGAAGCTGGGCGTGTGCGCCAATGTGCTGAACCTGCTGAAGCTCAAGATCGGCGTGCCGGCAAATGAGGAGTGTTGCCCGCTCCTGGCTGGGCTCGCTGACCTCGACGCGGCCGTGTGCCTCTGCACCGCCATCAACGCTAACATCCTTGGCATCAAGCTGAATGTCCCCATCgacctcgtcctcctcctcaacCAGTGCGGCAAGAAGTGCCCCTCCGACTTCACGTGCCCCATCTGA